GTTTGCAGCCGGCTGCGAGACAGCACGACACCGTCATGCTGCAGGAAATAACGCAGCAGCTCCTGTTCGCGCGTCGTCAGCGTGTGTGTGGATTCGCCGTTGCGAAGTTCAAAGCGGTCAAAGTCCACGGTGACGGTGCCGAACCGGTCGGTGTCGTCCGCCCGCCGCACGGAGGCACCTTTCAGTGCCGAGCGGCGCCGGCGGTCCAGCAGATTGCGAACCCGGCTGAGCAGTTCGGGCAGCGCGAAGGGCTTTGTCATGTACTGATCGACACCGCAGTCGAATGCCTGCGTTTTGTCTTCGGCCAGCGTTCTTGCCGTGAGAGCCAGGATAGGGACGTCTTCGTCCGTCCGGCGAAGATTGCGGCAGATTTCATAGCCGCTCATTTCCGGCAGCATCAGATCGAGAACGATCAGGTCATACGGCGGGTTGGCGTTTTCGTGAAGCTTGAGCGCTGTCGGGCCATCTTCGGCGACATCAACCTGATAGCCTTCCTGTTCAAAATTGAACCGCAGGCCGCGAGACATTGAGGACTCATCCTCGACCACCAGAATTCTCATTTCTGTGCCGCTCCGACTGCTCTTCCCGGCTCCTGCT
This sequence is a window from Planctomycetaceae bacterium. Protein-coding genes within it:
- a CDS encoding response regulator transcription factor → MRILVVEDESSMSRGLRFNFEQEGYQVDVAEDGPTALKLHENANPPYDLIVLDLMLPEMSGYEICRNLRRTDEDVPILALTARTLAEDKTQAFDCGVDQYMTKPFALPELLSRVRNLLDRRRRSALKGASVRRADDTDRFGTVTVDFDRFELRNGESTHTLTTREQELLRYFLQHDGVVLSRSRLQTEVWRDSAEISSRSIDNFVMRLRKMIELDSANPRHLLSIRGTGYRFVREPDDSEPDSSSTRST